The Macaca nemestrina isolate mMacNem1 chromosome Y, mMacNem.hap1, whole genome shotgun sequence nucleotide sequence TTTCAAGAAGATCTCTCTATTCTAgtatactttattttctaaacatataatatataggtTCTCATCCCGTGAGGCTTCTTCTTTCTTTATACACAATATATTGGAAAAATCATCAGTTTTTTAGTGATTACTAATGTACTGTTGTTACATGGTGTTGAAAAGTGTTGGATTCAAAGTAGCCCCTCATGTTTCCTTCATTTAAGcctccttttttccccttccccaTGTAAAAAGCTCCTGATGGCCAGGAATAGAGGttcacacatataatcccagcactctgagaggctaagatgggaggatctttcaagcccaggagttcaagaccggcctgggcaacataggaagaccccctctctaaaatgaaataaaaaattagcaggcgtggtggcacatacctcctgtcccacctgcttgggaggctgaggcaggaggattgcttgaagccaggaggcggatcctgcagtgagctgtggtcagaccactgcactccaacctgggtgacggaggaagaccctgtctcaaaacaaaacaaaaacagttgcTCTACCTTAATTAGAATTTGAAAAGCTTAGAACTGGAAGGCAGCCTCTGAAATGATCAAGAACATACCTGGTGGGTAGACCCACTTTTTAGACGCTCTCTAGCCCAAATCTGATCACAGTCATTCTTCCTCACCTCTTCGGGTCTCCCTCACAGAAGGCGTTGGGGGTGTCGAACGAGATGATGATGGGATGGGAATAAACAGGAGCAAACAGTGTGCAGGCAAAGTTGGAGTTCCTACTCAGTCCGGGAGCAGAATTGATTTatgaatttctttctctctttgtgtctatctcttttttctctttctctttctctcttccccccaGCCCCACACCCCGACCTTCTGATCTCTAATCTGTTCATGTGAGAGAAGAGTGATGTGAAAATGGTCAGGAATTTGCTTTTTCTAATGAGATCCTGGTGAGAGTCATATTCAGAAAAGTATTTAGTCACATGGGGCTCTGGTGATTTCTCTGTTTATGAGCTCATTCCTTCCTCATTTCTGAGAACTTTGGTGTTAACAGCCCGTTTCCTTTTTGTAGGGGCTGACTTGGACTTCGCAGATGCCTTTTATGGTGGAGGAAATCGTGAGTAGCTCTTTAAAGTCTCCGCTGTTGCTGACTTGCTTGTTATCACTCAATTATTATCATTTGCAAGAGACTTACCTCTTGAGAATGATCAATGGAACTTGTTTGCACCATAGAAACTTAGGGAGTAAGTGTGATGTTGTTGTCTGTTTTTGATGttgttggactttttttttttttttttttttttgccagttcaCTTGCTTTTGTTTAGTCTTTGGAATGATGTAAGGCAAATGTGACTCTCTTGGCCATGTGAGGCGCACAGGCATGCGACTTGTGAAGTCACCCAGGGAGCTGTGCTTACAAAGGTGCTATATTGGTTTACTGGTCTGTAGTTACCATGTTGCTCTTCTTCATACAGTTGGGATGAGGGTCCCACATTTTTGTTTTGCACAGGACCTTGCCAATTCTGTCACTGGGCTAGACAGCtgctttagtttaatttgatgtTAAACAATGTAGCTGGAAGTGATGGAAGAAAGTTGGCAGGAGGCTGTGTGTATGGTTATCCCTGCCATGACAAGCAGCAAGCTCCAACTTTTACCTGATCTGTCAGCCATCTCTATGCAAATTGATGTTGCATTTTCTTTACTCTAAGACAGTCACAATTGCAACTCTCATTGTCACAAAGAGATGACCCAGCACCTCCTAATTCACCCAAGCCGAAGCCAAATGCAAACCCTAAGCAACCTGGATTCATTGGTAAGTGCTTCTcactctatgggttgtctgtATATTGTCCATAGTAGAGTGGCATCCACGTCAGCTGGATGAGAGGCTTTCAGATGAGCATGTGCTTGCTATTAACTCTGTACAGAGTTATTCCATCGGGCAGGGAGGGAAGTACACAGTTTTCTGAAATAGATATttgacttcattttatttttagtttgctgaTTTTACTTCCAAGATTGTATGGAACTTCTAAAACACTGAGCACAAGATTTTCATATGAACTTGGTATAGAGAAAATGGCCTGTGCATTCCCTGTAGAGAAACTTGGGTGTTTTCAATGTTTTTGCTCTTGAATATTTGTATCAGCTATTTTGACACATGAGAGCATTCTCAGGGTAATCTGACTAGCAACTGGTTTTTGAAGTGAATTGTTGTGAAACATTCAgggttttagttttgtttttgtttttaatttttaacacagAATCATAAATAATGTGCCTGCGCTCTTGGCATTTTGATGGTTATTTgcacttatattttatatatcagttTAAATGAAGCAAATGTTAAGTAATAAAGCCAGTCTTTTGTTCATGCTGCACtgtaacattattattattattattattattatttgggatggagtctcgctctgtcacccaggtgggagtgcagtggcacgatctcagctcactgcaacctctgcctcctgggttcgagcaattctcctgcctcagcctcctgagtaactgggattacaggcatgcaccaccatgcccagctaatttttttgtgtgtatttgtagtacaggtggggtttcaccacgctggccaagctggtctcaaactcctgacctcaggtgatctgcccacctcggcctcccagaattctgggattacaggcatgagccactgcacccggcctattttataGTTATTAATAGTCACTGAACATTTGCTCATgtcattttatcatttatatcATATGACATTTACTGTCAATTATATACTcttctatatagatatataatacattaatttatttaactaatccCTAATGTCTAAACTATTGTGTCTTCTGACTTTTTAGAGTTAGGAATTACAAGGCAAATTTGAGTCAActtcatctgcttttttttttttgaagagatttcTGGTATTCAAATTGTCTAGATCAATGTAGATGAGTCCTTTTCTAGTTTTTGACCTGGTTCACCATTTGCCCCAGAATTGTCCCAGTTTATTTTGACGATGGTGTGTGCAGATGTCCCTATCGTCACACCATCTCTACTGGTTATCACCTACAAAACCTTTGTCAGATAGTGTAAGGATTGTATCAAACTTGTCTTAGTTTCACATCTctaattctgaaattaaaaaaaaaaatagtgcattCCAGTTAGCCATGGATACTTCTTTTGTGTATTGGATGTTATACCCTTTATTCTTAAATTATCATATGTACCTACTGATTTATAAGTCTTCTTCAGTTATTTATGGATATTAAAGATTATTAGCCACTCACTATGAAAATGTTTTTGCTAtgtatttttgccttttaatatttttcacagGAATGTTTCACAAGCAAgacctattttttttaatggtgtctTAAGTTTGTgttggttttctggtttttaaattttttttgatggAGAATAATTTTGCCATCGTGTCTCCCACTTGGGAAAAGTAAAACcgtctttttaatttcatttgcatTGTCTTCAAACATAAGTTGATCAAAGAAGTTGGGAAACATTTTCAAAGTTGAGCTTTTTCCTTGAGATTTGATGCATCTGTTTTTCCTGATGATTTCTGTCAATGGATTTCtcaattgttttttgtttctctgaatgTATTTCTATGTCcactatttttctgtttgtttctatAATATACAAaggattttgtatatttttctttacgATCCACAAATTGcttgcaaattattttttttaatttcctcttttttatatttgtacattttgtttACAGTTTATTTGTAATTTGGTTGTACTGTCTTTGCTAGATAAACCCAGGACAGCTTTTCATATGTAGAATTGTAAGTGTAGTAAACAGCTTTTATTTCAGACTTTAGGGCAAAAACCCAAGGAGATTcacctttaaataaaataaatcacttcAAAAAGCCTCTTTCTACTCTAGTATACTTTTTTTCCTAAACATATAATAATATAGTTTCTCATAccatgaaatatattatttatatgcaaTATGTTTGACtacttatttgatttttattgatTACTCATGTACTGTTACATGGTTTTGGAAAAATGTTGGATTTGATGTAGCTCctcatgtttcttttatttacatttccttgTTATCCCCTTTCAGTataaaaatttccccaacctggctgggcacagtggctcacccttgtaatcccagcactttgggaggctgaggcgggtggatcacaaggtcaggagttcgagatcagcttggccaatatggtgaaaccccatctctactaaaaatacaaaaattagctgggtgtggtggtgggcacctgtagtcccagctactcaggagactgaggcaggagaatctcttgaacctgggggaggaggaggttgtagtgagccgagatcgcaacactgccctccagcctgggggacagagcaagactccgtctcaaaaaaaaaaaaaaaaattcgccaaCTTTAGTTGGGATTTGAAAAGCTTAAAACTAGAAGGCAACCTCTGAAACCATGGTGAGTTTTCACGTCAGTTTGTCTGGCACATCTGGGTTGGTAGAGTCACGTTTTAGACACCCGCTAGCCCCTCTTAGGGCCTCCCTGGCGGACGGTGTTGGTTACCTGGGGGGAGATGATATTTGGACAGGAAATCAACAGGAGAGAACCATGTGCAGGTTAGAGTTGGAATTCCAACTCTGTCCAGGCAGCACAATTGGTTTATAAattagtttatttctctctctctggctctcgTCTTTTGCTGTTTTCATCAGAAGGGAGAGTGATGTGAAAATGATCAGGAATTCATTTTTCCTGTTGAGATTCTGGTTAGAGGGATTTCCAGAAAAGTATTTAGGAACGTCGGGCTATGGCGTTTTCTGCATCTGTTTACGAGAtcatttcttcctcatttctctgAGAACTTTGGTGTTAACAGCCAGTTTCCCTTCTTTAGGGGATGACTTTGACTTAGCAGATTCCTTACATGACAGAGGAAACTGTGAGTAACTCCTTAAAGTCTCCTCTGTTGCCGACTTGCTTATTACCACCAAATTATTATCATTTCCAAAAAACATATCTCTTGTGAATGATCAATGAAACCTGTTTGCACAGTGGAAAATTAGGGTAGGTGTGTCGTCGTTTGTTTTTGATGTTGTTggactgttttttctttctttttttttttttttttttttttaccagtatgcatagttttattttaaaattcttacagtCTTTGGAATGATGTAAGGCAAATGTGACTCCCCTGGCCAGGTTAGGCTTCATGAGTGGGTGACTTGTTCGATCACCCAAG carries:
- the LOC105478064 gene encoding uncharacterized protein isoform X3, whose amino-acid sequence is MFMSSEKRRFQGLTWTSQMPFMVEEISQLQLSLSQRDDPAPPNSPKPKPNANPKQPGFIGDDFDLADSLHDRGNYEPAPPDAPKPKPSPNPKQPDSTVSEAPWDRPDWKAQ
- the LOC105478064 gene encoding uncharacterized protein isoform X5, yielding MFMSSEKRRFQGLTWTSQMPFMVEEISQLQLSLSQRDDPAPPNSPKPKPNANPKQPGFIGDDFDLADSLHDRGNYEPAPPDAPKPKPSPNPKQPDSTEPS
- the LOC105478064 gene encoding uncharacterized protein isoform X2, whose translation is MFMSSEKRRFQGLTWTSQMPFMVEEISQLQLSLSQRDDPAPPNSPKPKPNANPKQPGFIGDDFDLADSLHDRGNYEPAPPDAPKPKPSPNPKQPDSTAQHLGAVQGPISGLISHH
- the LOC105478064 gene encoding uncharacterized protein isoform X6, translated to MFMSSEKRRFQGLTWTSQMPFMVEEISQLQLSLSQRDDPAPPNSPKPKPNANPKQPGFIGDDFDLADSLHDRGNYEPAPPDAPKPKPSPNPKQPDSTVI
- the LOC105478064 gene encoding circumsporozoite protein-like isoform X8, whose product is MFMSSEKRRFQGLTWTSQMPFMVEEISQLQLSLSQRDDPAPPNSPKPKPNANPKQPGFIDEPAPPDAPKPKPSPNPKQPDSTVSEAPWDRPDWKAQ
- the LOC105478064 gene encoding uncharacterized protein isoform X4, producing MFMSSEKRRFQGLTWTSQMPFMVEEISQLQLSLSQRDDPAPPNSPKPKPNANPKQPGFIGDDFDLADSLHDRGNYEPAPPDAPKPKPSPNPKQPDSTGITIRDEI
- the LOC105478064 gene encoding uncharacterized protein isoform X7; amino-acid sequence: MFMSSEKRRFQGLTWTSQMPFMVEEISQLQLSLSQRDDPAPPNSPKPKPNANPKQPGFIGDDFDLADSLHDRGNYEPAPPDAPKPKPSPNPKQPDSTAH